A genomic region of Anas acuta chromosome 1, bAnaAcu1.1, whole genome shotgun sequence contains the following coding sequences:
- the COX17 gene encoding cytochrome c oxidase copper chaperone produces the protein MSSVAAASCEPKGGGEAKGQKQPLKPCCACPDTKKARDACIIEKGEENCGHLIEAHKECMRALGFKI, from the exons ATGTCGTCGGTCGCGGCCGCCAGCTGCGAGCCCAAGGGCGGCGGGGAGGCGAAGGGGCAGAAGCAGCCGCTGAagccctgctgtgcctgccCCGACACCAAGAAGGCGAGGGATGCTTG catcattgagaagggggaagaaaattGCGGGCACCTAATTGAAGCCCACAAAGAGTGTATGAGAGCTCTGGGCTTCAAGATATGA